Below is a window of Sporosarcina ureae DNA.
CCGTCTTCCGCATAAGAGCGACGTCTTCTACCGTTGCTCCGCCTGTTGAGAACCCAGTTGACGTCTTGACGAAATCAGCGCCCGCTTTGACGGATAGCTCGCATGCACGAATGATTTCTTCATCTGTTAACAAGCATGTTTCGATGATAACTTTGACCAATGTACCGTTAGCTGCTTCGACTACCGCACGAATATCTGATTCAACCCATTCGTCATCTCCGTCTTTCAGCGCTCCGATGTTGATGACCATGTCGATTTCTCCTGCTCCGTTCGCCACTGCATCTTTAGTTTCGAATGCTTTGACTGCAGAAGTAGTCGCTCCAAGAGGGAAACCGATTACCGTGCAGACCAATACATCGGTGCCTTTTAGCTGTTCAGCGGCATATGAAACCCAGCCCGGGTTAATGCACACTGATTTAAATTGATAGTCTTTTGCTTCTTGTATGAGCGCCGCGACTTTGTCTTTCGTTGCGTCGGCTTTCAATAATGTATGGTCGATCATTTGTGCTTTATTCATTTATGAACCACTCCTTTAATTATTTTGTAATTTCGTCATGCACAAGTGTTACAGGCTGTACTTTAGAGGCTGAAACTCCGTAAGCATGATAGATCTTTTCTTTTACGTCTTCGATATCTTCCGTGTTGCTGTGAATCGTCACGAGAGATTCGCCCACTTCTACGTAGTCACCGATTTTCTTATGCAGCACTAGCCCAACCGCCAAATCGATTTCGGATTCTTTTGTTGCGCGTCCCGCACCTAGAAGCATTGCAGCCGTACCGATTTCATCCGCAGTAATTGCAGAGACATATCCCGCTTCTTTAGCCGGCACGTCTATTGTAAACTTGGCCGTAGGAAGCTTCGATAGATCGTCAATGACGGATGTGTCGCCGCCTTGGGATTGCAAGAACAGTTTAAACACTTCAAGCGCTTTGCCGTTTTGAATAACTTCTTCGAGCATTTTTCGTGCTTCTTCCGTCGAGTCCGCTTTTCCTGCCAAACGAACCATATGGCTACCGAGCGTCAAGCACAATTCGTGCAAATCTTCCGGTCCATTGCCTTGCAATGTTTCGACGGCTTCTTTGACTTCGAGAGCATTTCCGATCGCATAACCGAGCGGCTGGTTCATATCCGAAATTACGGCCATCGTTTGACGACCGATTTTATTTCCGATTTGCACCATTTCTCCCGCCAGTTCACGAGCCATATCGAGGTCTTTCATGAACGCGCCTGTTCCGACTTTTACATCCAGAACAATTGCATCCGATCCCGCCGCAATCTTCTTGCTCATGATCGAGCTTGCGATCAACGGAATAGAACTGACCGTTGCCGTGACATCGCGCAGACTGTAAATCTTCTTGTCTGCAGGAGTGATATTGCCGGATTGTCCGATCACCGCAATTTTGTTCGTATTGACAAGATCGAAGAATTCTTTGTCTGTAATTTCAATATGGAAACCAGGAACGGACTCTAGCTTATCAAGTGTTCCGCCCGTATGACCCAATCCGCGGCCCGACATTTTAGCTACCGGGATACCAAGTGCAGCGACAAGTGGCGCGAGCACGAGTGTTGTCGTATCGCCAACTCCGCCTGTAGAGTGTTTATCCACCTTGACGCCTTCAATAGCAGACAAATCGACTTGGTCGCCTGACTCTACCATCGCCATTGTGAACTGCGCAGTTTCTTCCAACGTCATCCCTTGGAAATATACCGCCATTTGAAACGCCGACATTTGGTAATCTGGAATTGATCCGTCCGTATATCCATTGATGACAAATGAAATTTCTTCATTTGTTAACACATGACCATCTCGTTTTTTCTCAATCATATCTACCATACGCATAGCATCCACCACTCCTGTTTTTAAATTTATGTTTCATTTCTATTATAAAAATAGGCCAATGACAGTCGCTGAAAGGACTGAAGCCAATGTTGAACCCAAAAGTAATTTCAAACCGTTTCTTGCCACTTCGTCTCCTTGTTTTGAACTCAACGCCTTGACAGCTCCTGTAATAATCCCAATGGAACTGAAATTCGCAAAACTAACAAGGAACACCGATATCATACCTACTGCTTTCGTTGATAGGCCTGCCGAAATTTCCTTAAAACTCAACATCGCCACAAATTCGTTTGTGACAAGTTTGGTTGCCATGATGCTGCCGGCTTGTACACTGTCTGCCCAAGGCACGCCCATTACAAAGGCAATTGGCGCAAAGATATACCCCAAGATAGTCTGGAAGGAAACGTTGAACATCATTTCAAAGAGATAATCGATTCCGTTCATCAACGCGATGAAACCGATCAGCATGGCAGCTACAATAACCGCGACTTTAAAACCATCCATAATACTTTCGCTGATCATCTGGAAGAATGACAACTTCTTTTTCGACTCGATCGTTAGCGTATCTTCTTCCTCCGATAATTCATAAGGGTTGATGATACTTGCGACAATCAGTGCCGACATAATATTGAGCGCAATCGCCACTACGACAAACTGCGGTTCGATGATTTCCATATATGCACCAACGATGGCAACACTGACTGCACTCATCGCGGAAGTACAAAACGTATACAAACGTCTTTTTGAAATATCATCCATTTGGTCCTTGATAGTTAAGAACACTTCGGACTGCCCGAGAACCGCAGAGGATACGGCTATGTAGTTCTCCATTTTCCCCATGCCATTCAACTTACTTAGAACGATTCCTACATATTTAATGATGAACGGTAAGATCTTGAATTGATTCAATATACCGATCAACACGGAAATGAACACGATTGGCAATAAAACGTTCAAGAAGAATACGTATTCTCCTTCATTTTCCAATCCGCCAAACACGAAGTTGACTCCCGTTACCCCAAGATCAACTAGCTTCGAGAATAAAGCTGAAACAAAGCCAATGGAGACTACGCCCACTTTTGTATTTAACAAAATAAATGTCAAGACAAGCTGGGTTATCAGCATGATCACAATCGGTTTATAGCGAATTTTCCTGCGGTCTACACTGACAATCAAGCCCACGATTAACACGAGCAACAATCCAGTTATATAAAATACAAAGTTCATCATATTTCCTCCCTTGCATGTTGGTTACGCTTACACTTTGCTTCTTGCACACCATTTTCCTTAGGATACCATTGCGACCTGACTTTATGTATAGTATATCACAGACTTTGAGCAGATGTGCAATGCAAGTGAAACATTGTTCATTCCGAATAAAAAAAAGAATCACACTTTTAAATAAGTGGATTCTCCTAGTTTACTATTGGTGGAGCAACAAAGCCTGTGCTGTGTACTGGTCGGTTATGAAGATGTTCGCATAACCACCCTGAAGCGCTCCGTGAATGGCTTCTACTTTGCGGTTTCCGCCAGCCACAAGAATAGACTTTTCTTTTTGCTTCAACTCTTCCAGCCGGATCCCAATCGTCCGGTCACTGACGGTGGTCTCGCAAACTTCGCCTGTACGTTTGAAAAAGCGTGAACAAATATCGCCAATCGCTTCTTGTTGGAGTTGCTGTTCTTCTTCAGTCGTCAAATAACCAAGACGGAATAGTAGCGATTCGCTATCGACCGCACCTACCGTAAACATGGCGATATTCGCCTGTCTTCCAAGTTCAATGAGACGGTGCATATAGCGGTCCGATTCAATCACCTCTTTGACTTCAGGCGTGTCGACCAGAACAGGGAGTGGCAAGTAACGCGGAACAGTATGGAAGGCTTCCGCAAATTTATAAACCGTTTCAGAATCGTATGTATTAACGTCCGACAGGCCAATACCGCCTTTTAGCTGGATGACCTCGACTCCTTTTACATCTTTTTGCTTCAACGCGTTGGCTACCCGATACATCGTCCGCCCCCACGTCACGCCAAGGATATCGCCGTCTTTTATAGTTCGATGCAAATAATCCGCCGCTTCCGTGCTGATGGCTTGAATCACATCTCCCTCGTCTTCTACTGCCGAGTACGCAATATTCACTTCTTCGATTTGATATTTGTGCTGCAAAGATTTCGCCAATTGATTATTATCATGAAAAGGATCGATAATGTCGATTTTCACATAGCCATTCTTTTTCGCTTGTTGCAGAAGCCTCGAAACGGTCGGCCTCGAAACGCCTAGTTTTTTTGAAATGGCGAGCTGAGTATAATCAAATTGATAGTAAAGTTTGGCTGCCTCTATAATTAGTTGCTTTTTATCAATCTCCAATGCGAGTCCCCCTTATATTACGACCTAATCATGAGTACGAAACTGCTTAACTAGGCCGAGTATATCACAGTCGTAAATCAGCGGAAAGTCGCTCTCACATTTCTTCCTCGCGAGGCGATTTTTTTACTCCCAGAAGATCAGCTCGTATTTTCTTATATCCTTTGACAATATCCAAAATACTTATGAAAAACACAATCCATAGAAAAGGGTTCGATAAAGATAAACCAACTTGTGAAATACCGCCCATTAGAGTAAAGATTATAATTAATGAAAAGAAATACGTAAGTAATATAACTTGCCACAAAGGATTAAATCTTGAGACATCCTCTTTTTGAGGTCGATTCATAAAAAGGCTAATAACAGTAATCAATAGTATGAGTCCAATAAGTATTGATTTGGGTATATTTATAAAAGGAATCAACTTGGGAAAGAAATCATAAATCAGTAATAATGTAAGTGCTGCTAGTGTTATAATGCCCCAAATTTGACGTTTCACTTCACATCACCTCTTCAAACATATTAAATTTCTCACTATACACAATTAGAGAAATAGATGTTTACTCTGCATTCATCTCTTGCATTATTAAACAACTTACGGATAAAATCCATAATTAGTATTATTATACAGTTTTAAAATAGAATGTACACCTCGTTCTTAAAACGTAAAAATTATAGGATCAAACAGCAAACGACGACAGTAAAGACCATGATGAACTTCAGCATCTTTGGCAATCATATACGCACCAAATAACAAAGCCCCTCATTCATGTCCATTCACGACATAAACAAAGGGCTTACTTTTGTAAAAATTACTGTTCCTCTTCCTCATCACACGGCGGCTTCCTAACAATCGTCTTTCCACTTGAATACAACCCACTTGCCGACAACCCCATAATAATCCCTCCCAGTATCCCCGACTTCCAATCATGGGGAAACAAGTAGAAGATTCCGCCACCGATGCCTAATAGTAAAGAAAAAATCGGAATCAGTTTCTTCGGCAATCCGTACATCTTTAAAATTTCCGTTAATCCGATAATAACGGGGATCAATACAATATCCGAAACTTCCAATGCGTGTCCTCCTCTTTTTACTATTCTATTCAGACTGTATGCAAGATGAATCGGCGGTTTGCATACAGTGTAGAAGAAAGATTGCCGAAAGGAGATACGTATGGTCACTGGATTGCTCATAATTTTGGGATTAGTACTTTTATTGCCGTTTACCGTTCCGAAGATCGAACGTAATTTGGAAATGTTTTTATTCGTTATGGGATGCGCTGCGGCATTTGTCAGTGGCGTGTTGCAATGGGAGTTGTGGATGCAGGCGGTACGCGATCCCTTGCATATTACGCTTGCCGTTCTCGTAGCAGGAATTCTTTTTCGCTGGATACGTAAACCGTTTGAGAAGATTGTGCTTTCAGTAAGTCGAATTCTACCATTCCGACTTTTTCTGGCATTGACTATTATGATGTTAGGGTTGATCTCAAGCGTGATTACTGCCATCATCGCAGCGCTAGTTCTCGTGGCTATTGCGTCCGTCTTGCAGATGGATCGACGTTCAGAAATCCGCTTTGTGATACTCGCATGTTACGCAATCGGCATGGGTGCTGTTCTGACGCCAATCGGCGAGCCACTTTCAACGATTGCGACGAATAAACTCGACGAGGACTTTTACTATCTAATGAACTTACTCGGTACAGATATCCTAGCTGGTGTCTTCGTCTTCGGACTGCTCGCTTTCCTCATCATTCGTCCACGCAACCGTTCGCTGTTCCGTTCTTCCGGACAAGCGGCAGAGTCATACATAAGTATTTTTGGACGCAGTGTAAAAGTATATGTATTTGTATTAGCTTTAACATTACTTGGCGCAGGATTTGAGCCGCTGATCACGCTGTACTTGCTTGACCTGCAGCCCTTGACACTGTACTGGATCAATATGATTTCAGCTGTACTTGACAATGCAACACTGGCTGCCGCGGAAATCAGTCCCGCGATGGACGAGTCAACGATCCAAGCGCTGTTGCTCGGCTTGCTGATCAGTGGTGGGATGTTGATTCCCGGAAACATCCCGAATATTATTGCAGCCGGTAAACTCAATATCCGTAGCGGGGAGTGGGCGCGAGTCGGTGTACCACTTGGCTTGCTTGCGATGGTTGTCTATTTTGTTATTTTACTTTACAGACAATGAAAAAAAGACCGCGTAGGCGGTCTTTTCGTTTTACTCGATTACTTTTACCCAGACTCTATACTTTTTGTCATCCGTCTGAACCAATTTAGTATTAGGGCTCGGTGCATTATTTTTCTTTGTGAAGCCTGCTTCAAACGAAGATGTTTTAGTACTCTCCCCTAGATTTTCCTCAGAAGGCATGCCGATTCCAATCGCATCCGTAACTGTCCACGTGTCATCTTTCTCTCTGTTCAACTTTGCGATAAATATTTCTTCTGTGTCATCTAATGTCCCTTTATAGACACTGATTACTTTATTATTATCGACTTCCAACGTGCGGTACATTTTCACAACTTCCGCATAACCTTCATCTGTATGAAGCTGTTCGAGTGCCTCTTGTGGCGTGTTCGATGTACTGTTCTTATCTGCGGTCTGACAAGCAGCCAGTATAACTGCCAAAAATGTAATATAAAATAGTTTCCGAAGCATAAGATCCTCTCCTTATCTATTTTATTGAATACCCTACTACGGGTTATATTCAATTATTATTTCATCTTAGAATCTACTAATTAAAAAATACGTTCTTTGTTTTTCTCGATAAGCTTGAAATGCACGTCTGATGACGATCCACTATAGATATGATTACTCACATCCGAGATATCGAGAATTTCATTGAGCTCAATGAATTCTGTGCGATTACCTTCCACTGTCATCGTGTAAGGCCCTGCTATATTCATCAGTGACTCCATTTTCGATTCTTCTGAGCCAAATCCTGTGTCCATAAACTCCAGTTCGAATGTTGCGGGTTTGCTGCTGTGGTTTTTCAATGTCAGCTCACACTCCCCCTTCATCCGTACATTATCTTCTACTGTATCAAATGTACATTCACCGTTCTGGTCGTACGAAATCGCGCCAATTCCACTCGCGATCGTTTCCTGATATGCCGTCACGAGATAGCCTGGAAGCAGTGCGTACAAAAACAACACTAGTACAGCCGCCACTACATAAAATTTCTTCAACCCATAAATTAGTAATGCCATCGCGATCAAGAATATAGTAGTAGCCACTATCCCTTTCCACACGAAACCATCTTCGTTTTGAATAGGAAACGACATAAAGGTAATGGTCGCCCCTATGAGCGGGTTATTCGGGTAGGGGAAAAATAAAAACATACAGATGGCAAGCAGCACCACTGCGCTTATAAGTGCGGTTATATTTTTTATCAAAACGTTTCTCCTTCAGTTGAAAAATTGTTCATCTACTTATTTAATTTGTCTGCAATCGATTGCAGGATTTCATTTTTCCGTTCTTGTAATTTAAGAAGTTTCAACGCAAACCATACACTAAAAATCAGGAATACGATTGGGATAATGTAGATCAATAGGCTGAAAATAGATATAAACGATAAAAACATATTGTTGTGCATATGTACTTCCTCCTTTCATGACTTATGTGGACCGCTTCTTTTTTGAAAACAGATTAGATACCAGCCTCGGATTGCAATACATCGCTTGGTTCTTTCACTTGCAAGACGTTCTACTGCTCAGGAGAGTGATTTCTCCATAGAAACTACAGCAATTGACGTACCATCCGTTCTATGTAATACGGATTCTTCACACACATGATAGCCGATCGATTGATAGAGCGAGATATTTTTCTGCACATCTGCTCGCACTTTGCATGCTACTACTCTTTTCCCTTGTTGCGTCGCATAATCCTCTAAAAAGCGGAGTATTTCTTTCGCGATGCCTTGACCTTGTCTTTCTGGCACGACAGAAAATCTAGAAAAGTAGAGACTCTCCTCTTCCAATCGAAAACGAACCATTGCAACGGGTTCTTCTTCTATATAACCGATAACCGCCTGTTCCCCATCTTTCAATGCAGCTGTAATACTCTCTACCGTTTCTTTCAGCGCACTCGTTGGCGGTTCAGCATGTTCGTATATCAAAAAGGCGCGAATCATCACGTCACGGATAATTGGCGCGTCAGATAATTTTGCTTCGATAATGTTCATAGTCACCCTCATTTCAAATCATTCTAGTGTTCTCATGAAAATACAGAAGCGAACGCTGCAATGTCTCCATTCTCAAACAGCTCAATCGTCTCATACTCTTTGTCTAACTGAATTTCATAGAGTGTCTGTTCTTGAAACGTTTTTGATTGACCTTTGTCTTGATCTTTATCATACAGTATACGCAATGTATCTCCGTCGCCTTCTACGTCAAAGTTTGCAAATTCTGCGGCATAATCTTCTTGATTTTCATGAGAAGCGTTAAAATAAATGATCAGTTTATCTTCCGACGTGTTGAAAAATAAGTACACACCATTATCAACTTGTGCTTGTTCGTAGAATTCCTGATCGCTCTTACTCAAGTCCTTTATCGCTACCTCTTCATAAGACAACGTCCGGTTCGTGTTACATCCTACGAGCACTAGTGCACAAAGAGCCATTACCAAAAGTTTTTTCATCAACTCTCCTCCTGCCTTTTGTGTGGTAAAGAGTGAAGATTTCTTTAATTATCTATAACACTACTATTTCCCATGTTTTATGTAAAGCAAGTGCAAAAAAACACTGCGGGAAAGAACAGTGTTTCTTGATAATAATATAGAAAGTTTACGTAGTCTGTATATCCGGATTTATTTGAAGTTATTGACTAACTAAGTGTGGTTTCCCGACTCATTTAGTCCAAGATCCTAAAAAAGCGGTGTTCTATGAGCGGTCGCGGATCGTCTATGATCACTTGCACTGAACCTATGAGCACTCGCGGACTCGGATAGAGCGAATATCACGTGCGATAGAGCGGTCAATCCCATTCTATGAGCACTGGCGCAAATCTATGAGCGGACACGGACGCGAACACGCACCCGCCCTAACCCATTATCCACGATTCTGCATTCAGAAATGAACACCAGTCAATCGAAATGCAAGGCGCGGCCTTCTCGTCTCCCACTCACTTTGTCCTAAATCCAATCACCGATATTTAATCCAGCCGCCA
It encodes the following:
- the deoC gene encoding deoxyribose-phosphate aldolase; the protein is MNKAQMIDHTLLKADATKDKVAALIQEAKDYQFKSVCINPGWVSYAAEQLKGTDVLVCTVIGFPLGATTSAVKAFETKDAVANGAGEIDMVINIGALKDGDDEWVESDIRAVVEAANGTLVKVIIETCLLTDEEIIRACELSVKAGADFVKTSTGFSTGGATVEDVALMRKTVGPDIGVKASGGVRSGEDFDALVEAGATRIGASSGISIVKGEVSDSNY
- a CDS encoding pyrimidine-nucleoside phosphorylase, with the protein product MRMVDMIEKKRDGHVLTNEEISFVINGYTDGSIPDYQMSAFQMAVYFQGMTLEETAQFTMAMVESGDQVDLSAIEGVKVDKHSTGGVGDTTTLVLAPLVAALGIPVAKMSGRGLGHTGGTLDKLESVPGFHIEITDKEFFDLVNTNKIAVIGQSGNITPADKKIYSLRDVTATVSSIPLIASSIMSKKIAAGSDAIVLDVKVGTGAFMKDLDMARELAGEMVQIGNKIGRQTMAVISDMNQPLGYAIGNALEVKEAVETLQGNGPEDLHELCLTLGSHMVRLAGKADSTEEARKMLEEVIQNGKALEVFKLFLQSQGGDTSVIDDLSKLPTAKFTIDVPAKEAGYVSAITADEIGTAAMLLGAGRATKESEIDLAVGLVLHKKIGDYVEVGESLVTIHSNTEDIEDVKEKIYHAYGVSASKVQPVTLVHDEITK
- a CDS encoding NupC/NupG family nucleoside CNT transporter; the encoded protein is MNFVFYITGLLLVLIVGLIVSVDRRKIRYKPIVIMLITQLVLTFILLNTKVGVVSIGFVSALFSKLVDLGVTGVNFVFGGLENEGEYVFFLNVLLPIVFISVLIGILNQFKILPFIIKYVGIVLSKLNGMGKMENYIAVSSAVLGQSEVFLTIKDQMDDISKRRLYTFCTSAMSAVSVAIVGAYMEIIEPQFVVVAIALNIMSALIVASIINPYELSEEEDTLTIESKKKLSFFQMISESIMDGFKVAVIVAAMLIGFIALMNGIDYLFEMMFNVSFQTILGYIFAPIAFVMGVPWADSVQAGSIMATKLVTNEFVAMLSFKEISAGLSTKAVGMISVFLVSFANFSSIGIITGAVKALSSKQGDEVARNGLKLLLGSTLASVLSATVIGLFL
- a CDS encoding sugar-binding transcriptional regulator, coding for MEIDKKQLIIEAAKLYYQFDYTQLAISKKLGVSRPTVSRLLQQAKKNGYVKIDIIDPFHDNNQLAKSLQHKYQIEEVNIAYSAVEDEGDVIQAISTEAADYLHRTIKDGDILGVTWGRTMYRVANALKQKDVKGVEVIQLKGGIGLSDVNTYDSETVYKFAEAFHTVPRYLPLPVLVDTPEVKEVIESDRYMHRLIELGRQANIAMFTVGAVDSESLLFRLGYLTTEEEQQLQQEAIGDICSRFFKRTGEVCETTVSDRTIGIRLEELKQKEKSILVAGGNRKVEAIHGALQGGYANIFITDQYTAQALLLHQ
- a CDS encoding DUF1646 family protein, whose product is MVTGLLIILGLVLLLPFTVPKIERNLEMFLFVMGCAAAFVSGVLQWELWMQAVRDPLHITLAVLVAGILFRWIRKPFEKIVLSVSRILPFRLFLALTIMMLGLISSVITAIIAALVLVAIASVLQMDRRSEIRFVILACYAIGMGAVLTPIGEPLSTIATNKLDEDFYYLMNLLGTDILAGVFVFGLLAFLIIRPRNRSLFRSSGQAAESYISIFGRSVKVYVFVLALTLLGAGFEPLITLYLLDLQPLTLYWINMISAVLDNATLAAAEISPAMDESTIQALLLGLLISGGMLIPGNIPNIIAAGKLNIRSGEWARVGVPLGLLAMVVYFVILLYRQ
- a CDS encoding GNAT family N-acetyltransferase gives rise to the protein MNIIEAKLSDAPIIRDVMIRAFLIYEHAEPPTSALKETVESITAALKDGEQAVIGYIEEEPVAMVRFRLEEESLYFSRFSVVPERQGQGIAKEILRFLEDYATQQGKRVVACKVRADVQKNISLYQSIGYHVCEESVLHRTDGTSIAVVSMEKSLS